A window of the Halobacterium hubeiense genome harbors these coding sequences:
- the acs gene encoding acetate--CoA ligase, whose amino-acid sequence MPDQDADPELEARLPEGEVFEPPESFVEQANVSDPDIYDEFEQNWPECWERAADHLSWDEEYDTVLDDSNPPFYEWFTGGELNASYNCIDRHVEDGRGDEEALEWVGEPTDETRTYTYSELQREVEEFAAALRDRGVEEDDIVTLYMPMIPELPIAMLACARIGAPHSVVFAGFSADALATRMNSADSEYLVTCDGYYRRGDPLDHLEKTNEGLEGVEHEVSDVVVVDRLGDDGFGHDLAANQTDYDDLVAEFEGAEVEPVPRDAEDMLFLMYTSGTTGQPKGVKHTTGGYLSYAAWTSHAVLDVKPEDTYWCSADIGWITGHSYIVYGPLALGTTSVMYEGTPDYPDKDRLWEIVEEYDVNQLYTAPTAIRAFMKWGKEYPDQHDLSSLRLLGTVGEPINPRAWKWYYTHIGDEDCPVVDTWWQTETGGMMVTTLPAVNDMKPGSAGPPLPGIDANIVDTTGEQVGAGEAGYLTVNNPWPGMLRTLYDNDERFIDEYWTEYSDTDSSDADDWVYFPEDGATVDEDGYITVLGRVDDVINVSGHRLGTMEIESAIVGVEGVAEAAVVGGDHELKGEAVYAYVITEDGYDGDEDLRERIIAGVEDAIGPIARPEEVVFTTELPKTRSGKIMRRLLEDIANGETLGNTSTLRNPEVVEDIQSKVSND is encoded by the coding sequence ATGCCAGACCAAGACGCTGACCCGGAACTCGAAGCCCGCCTCCCGGAGGGGGAGGTCTTCGAGCCGCCGGAGTCGTTCGTCGAGCAGGCGAACGTCTCGGACCCCGACATCTACGACGAGTTCGAGCAGAACTGGCCGGAGTGTTGGGAGCGCGCCGCCGACCACCTCTCGTGGGACGAGGAGTACGACACCGTACTCGACGACTCGAACCCACCGTTCTACGAGTGGTTCACGGGCGGCGAGCTGAACGCGAGCTACAACTGCATCGACCGCCACGTAGAGGACGGCCGCGGCGACGAGGAAGCCCTCGAGTGGGTAGGCGAGCCGACCGACGAGACGCGCACGTACACGTACTCGGAGCTCCAGCGCGAGGTCGAGGAGTTCGCGGCCGCGCTCCGGGACCGCGGCGTCGAGGAGGACGACATCGTCACCCTCTACATGCCGATGATTCCGGAGCTGCCGATTGCGATGCTGGCGTGCGCCCGCATCGGCGCACCGCACTCCGTCGTGTTCGCGGGCTTCTCCGCGGACGCCCTCGCCACGCGGATGAACTCCGCGGACTCGGAGTACCTGGTCACCTGCGACGGCTACTACCGCCGCGGCGACCCCCTCGACCACCTCGAGAAGACCAACGAGGGTCTGGAGGGCGTCGAGCACGAGGTCAGCGACGTGGTCGTCGTGGACCGCCTCGGCGACGACGGCTTCGGCCACGACCTCGCGGCCAACCAGACCGACTACGACGACCTCGTCGCGGAGTTCGAGGGCGCGGAAGTCGAGCCCGTTCCCCGGGACGCCGAGGACATGCTGTTCCTCATGTACACGTCGGGGACCACGGGCCAGCCGAAGGGCGTCAAGCACACGACGGGGGGCTACCTGTCGTACGCGGCGTGGACGAGCCACGCGGTCCTCGACGTCAAGCCCGAGGACACGTACTGGTGCTCGGCGGACATCGGCTGGATTACCGGCCACTCGTACATCGTGTACGGACCGCTCGCGCTCGGCACCACGTCGGTGATGTACGAGGGCACGCCGGACTACCCGGACAAGGACCGCCTCTGGGAAATCGTCGAGGAATACGACGTCAACCAGCTCTACACCGCGCCGACCGCGATTCGCGCGTTCATGAAGTGGGGCAAGGAGTACCCCGACCAGCACGACCTCTCCAGCCTGCGGCTGCTGGGGACGGTCGGTGAACCCATCAATCCGCGCGCGTGGAAGTGGTACTACACGCACATCGGTGACGAGGACTGCCCGGTGGTGGACACGTGGTGGCAGACCGAGACCGGCGGCATGATGGTCACCACGCTGCCCGCGGTCAACGACATGAAGCCGGGCTCCGCGGGTCCGCCGCTCCCGGGCATCGACGCGAACATCGTCGATACCACGGGCGAGCAGGTCGGCGCCGGCGAAGCCGGCTACCTCACGGTCAACAACCCGTGGCCGGGGATGCTGCGGACGCTGTACGACAACGACGAGCGCTTCATCGACGAGTACTGGACGGAGTACTCGGACACCGACAGTAGCGACGCCGACGACTGGGTGTACTTCCCCGAGGACGGCGCGACCGTGGACGAGGACGGTTACATCACCGTGCTCGGGCGCGTGGACGACGTCATCAACGTCTCCGGCCACCGCCTCGGTACGATGGAGATCGAGTCCGCAATCGTCGGCGTCGAGGGCGTCGCGGAAGCCGCCGTCGTCGGCGGCGACCACGAGCTGAAAGGCGAAGCTGTCTACGCGTACGTCATCACCGAGGACGGCTACGACGGAGACGAGGACCTCCGCGAGCGCATCATTGCCGGTGTCGAGGACGCCATCGGCCCCATCGCGCGCCCGGAGGAAGTCGTGTTCACGACCGAGCTCCCGAAGACGCGCTCGGGGAAGATCATGCGCCGCCTCCTCGAAGACATCGCCAACGGCGAGACCCTCGGCAACACCTCCACGCTGCGGAACCCGGAGGTCGTCGAGGACATCCAATCGAAGGTCTCGAACGACTAG
- the rdfA gene encoding rod-determining factor RdfA yields MGDAEHDTGGRRSKVARLLDEYDLDGVGAELEARWTATGDDHWSLRDLATTFNRELVRERLYDAGMRPSEGEVADVVRSLTGDDTGAAEQTQLRRRLEREGIDVDDLAGDLVTYQAVRSYLQDYRGAEYERDTGDRLETVADAVQKLRGRLVSVTETKLDDLRNTSRLTLGEFRVMVDVQILCTECQSQYGVSELLTAGGCDCDD; encoded by the coding sequence ATGGGCGACGCAGAGCACGACACCGGGGGCCGCCGCAGCAAGGTCGCGCGGCTCCTCGACGAGTACGACCTCGACGGGGTCGGCGCCGAACTGGAGGCGCGCTGGACGGCGACGGGCGACGACCACTGGAGTCTACGGGACCTCGCGACGACGTTCAATCGCGAACTCGTCCGGGAACGCCTCTACGACGCCGGCATGCGCCCCTCCGAGGGCGAGGTGGCGGACGTCGTTCGCTCGCTGACTGGCGACGACACCGGTGCCGCCGAGCAGACCCAGCTCCGGCGCCGCCTCGAACGCGAGGGGATCGACGTCGACGACCTCGCCGGCGACCTCGTGACCTATCAGGCGGTGCGAAGTTACCTCCAGGACTACCGCGGCGCGGAGTACGAGCGCGACACCGGCGACCGCCTGGAAACCGTCGCGGACGCCGTCCAGAAGCTCCGCGGGCGGCTGGTTTCGGTGACCGAGACGAAACTCGACGACCTCCGGAACACGTCCCGCTTGACGCTCGGCGAGTTCCGCGTGATGGTCGACGTCCAAATCCTCTGCACCGAGTGCCAGTCCCAGTACGGTGTCTCGGAGCTGCTCACCGCGGGTGGCTGTGACTGCGACGACTGA
- a CDS encoding pyridoxamine 5'-phosphate oxidase family protein translates to MEAPDTGERTLRGVAMDETERDEFLRQRGIGVLSLANENVAYGMPVSFGWDGDDLYFILLQFGEDSEKLDYAATTERATFSTYNFEDEHHWRSVVARGPLEEVSDDDTDDVTETMFENAQFASLFPHGEPITDQPRYRLVPEELTGQKGQGHDD, encoded by the coding sequence ATGGAGGCACCAGATACCGGCGAACGAACCCTGCGGGGCGTCGCCATGGACGAGACAGAGCGAGACGAGTTCCTCCGCCAGCGCGGCATCGGCGTGCTCTCGCTGGCCAACGAGAACGTCGCTTACGGGATGCCCGTCTCGTTCGGGTGGGACGGCGACGACCTCTACTTCATCCTCCTCCAGTTCGGGGAGGACAGCGAGAAGCTCGACTACGCCGCTACCACCGAGCGCGCGACGTTCTCGACGTACAACTTCGAGGACGAACACCACTGGCGCAGCGTCGTCGCGCGCGGCCCTCTAGAGGAAGTGTCCGACGACGACACCGACGACGTCACGGAGACGATGTTCGAGAACGCGCAGTTCGCGAGCCTGTTCCCCCACGGCGAGCCGATTACCGACCAGCCGCGCTACCGGCTCGTCCCCGAGGAACTGACCGGACAGAAGGGACAGGGCCACGACGACTGA
- a CDS encoding DUF4212 domain-containing protein, with protein sequence MTDNDTHDSTDEPPAEPDGGAVAGAAQAGDSTDYLTSEVNLLRPSTPFMRDHLRIIWTGFAIWAVVVFGPVTLTAVAPDVMTTTMPVIGFPLHYFLVSIGAPGGALILAFWYARKRDALDDKYGIDHATDGGVSE encoded by the coding sequence ATGACAGACAACGACACCCACGATTCGACGGACGAACCGCCCGCCGAACCTGACGGCGGCGCCGTCGCCGGCGCCGCCCAAGCCGGGGACAGCACCGACTACCTCACCTCGGAGGTGAACCTGCTGCGGCCGAGCACGCCGTTCATGCGGGACCACCTCCGCATCATCTGGACGGGGTTCGCCATCTGGGCGGTCGTCGTCTTCGGTCCGGTGACGCTGACCGCGGTCGCCCCGGACGTGATGACGACGACGATGCCCGTCATCGGCTTCCCGCTGCACTACTTCCTCGTCTCCATCGGCGCGCCCGGCGGCGCGCTGATTCTGGCGTTCTGGTACGCGCGAAAGCGCGACGCCCTAGACGACAAGTACGGCATCGACCACGCGACTGACGGAGGGGTCTCGGAATGA
- a CDS encoding sodium:solute symporter family transporter has translation MSALLPYVNSAVAQSGLLPEGLNVSFKALPAVLVTAMLLLFLVIGFVFKVADTEGMWVAGRSIGNVENGMAIGANWMSAASYLGMAATIAVSGFYGLAFIVGWSTGYFVLLIFMAAQMRRFGKYTAPDFVGDRFNSDTARAIAALTTFLIAFVYAIGQARGMGLVGLYIFGDIGILGLTGYQSMVVLMMTITVGYLTLSGMLGATKNMAVQYVILIVAFLAGLYVVGFANGYSTIFPQVEYGALFTAIGNEFSEPFVHESFYLWIATAFSLVVGTCGLPHVLVRFYTVESERTARWSTVWGLGFILLLYLASPAFAAFGTDLYANNIGPVYGDPGMTTAAGDVIVVLAAQLSNLPTWFVGLVAAGGIAAAIATTAGLFITGSSAISHDIYKNLINEDATQRQQVLVGRLSIVALGVITTLAALDPAAPIAALVSYAFSLAGAVLFPMFFLGLWWENTNRQGALAGMTTGLVIWTVPMINEVGPNYGLLSGAAGADGIVSATLAQWLPAIGSALVAVPVVFAVTIVVSMVTAEPDLETKKLVRQCHSPEPMSQQESAEDVVSSDD, from the coding sequence ATGAGCGCCCTGCTCCCGTACGTGAACAGCGCCGTCGCCCAGTCCGGGCTCCTCCCGGAGGGGCTGAACGTCTCGTTCAAGGCGCTGCCCGCCGTGCTCGTGACGGCGATGCTGCTGTTGTTCCTCGTCATCGGCTTCGTGTTCAAGGTCGCCGACACCGAGGGCATGTGGGTCGCCGGCCGCTCCATCGGGAACGTCGAGAACGGCATGGCAATCGGCGCGAACTGGATGTCCGCCGCGTCGTACCTTGGCATGGCGGCGACCATCGCCGTCTCCGGGTTCTACGGGCTGGCGTTCATCGTCGGCTGGTCGACTGGCTACTTCGTGCTGCTAATCTTCATGGCCGCCCAGATGCGGCGGTTCGGGAAGTACACGGCGCCGGACTTCGTCGGCGACCGATTCAACTCCGACACCGCCCGCGCCATCGCCGCGCTCACGACGTTCCTCATCGCGTTCGTGTACGCCATCGGGCAGGCCCGCGGTATGGGGCTTGTCGGCCTCTACATCTTCGGCGACATCGGCATTCTCGGGCTCACCGGCTACCAGTCGATGGTCGTGCTGATGATGACCATCACGGTCGGCTACCTGACGCTGTCGGGGATGCTCGGCGCGACGAAGAACATGGCCGTCCAGTACGTCATCCTCATCGTCGCGTTCCTCGCGGGCCTGTACGTCGTCGGGTTCGCGAACGGCTACTCGACGATCTTCCCGCAGGTCGAGTACGGCGCGCTGTTCACGGCGATCGGCAACGAGTTCAGCGAACCGTTCGTCCACGAAAGCTTCTACCTCTGGATCGCCACCGCGTTCTCGCTCGTCGTGGGAACGTGTGGCCTACCACACGTGCTCGTGCGGTTCTACACCGTCGAGAGCGAGCGCACCGCGCGCTGGTCGACGGTCTGGGGGCTGGGCTTCATCCTCCTGCTGTACCTCGCGTCGCCCGCGTTCGCGGCGTTCGGCACCGACCTCTACGCGAACAACATCGGTCCCGTCTACGGCGACCCCGGCATGACGACCGCGGCGGGCGACGTCATCGTCGTGCTCGCCGCGCAGCTGTCGAACCTCCCGACGTGGTTCGTCGGGCTGGTCGCCGCGGGCGGCATCGCGGCCGCCATCGCGACCACCGCCGGCCTGTTCATCACCGGGTCGTCGGCCATCTCCCACGACATCTACAAGAACCTCATCAACGAGGACGCGACCCAGCGCCAGCAGGTGCTGGTCGGCCGTCTGAGCATCGTCGCGCTCGGCGTCATCACGACGCTGGCCGCACTCGACCCCGCCGCGCCCATCGCGGCGCTCGTGTCGTACGCGTTCTCGCTGGCCGGCGCCGTGCTGTTCCCGATGTTCTTCCTCGGGCTCTGGTGGGAGAACACGAACCGTCAGGGCGCACTTGCCGGCATGACCACCGGTCTCGTCATCTGGACCGTGCCGATGATAAACGAAGTCGGGCCGAACTACGGCCTCCTCAGCGGCGCCGCGGGCGCGGACGGCATCGTCTCCGCGACGCTCGCGCAGTGGCTGCCCGCCATCGGCTCCGCGCTCGTCGCGGTCCCGGTCGTGTTCGCGGTGACCATCGTCGTCTCGATGGTGACCGCCGAGCCCGACCTCGAAACGAAGAAGCTCGTCCGGCAGTGTCACAGCCCCGAGCCGATGAGCCAACAGGAGAGCGCAGAAGACGTCGTGAGCTCTGACGACTAA
- a CDS encoding universal stress protein, with protein sequence MYDNILVPTDGSETSRAAVDQAVDLAAKYDATVHALFVFDVDATNLALGTEQVERIRRGKLDEMPEVKAEADDATGYVAEVAAEHGVSVEEHVTAGEPARAIRKFVEDNDIDLVVMGSHGRSGLSRVVLGSVAEKVLRRTRLPVLVVDAHGEDES encoded by the coding sequence ATGTACGACAACATCCTCGTCCCGACCGACGGCAGCGAAACGTCGCGCGCGGCGGTCGACCAGGCGGTCGACCTCGCGGCGAAGTACGACGCCACCGTCCACGCGTTGTTCGTCTTCGACGTCGACGCGACGAACCTCGCGCTGGGCACCGAACAGGTCGAACGCATCCGTCGCGGGAAACTCGACGAGATGCCCGAAGTGAAAGCCGAAGCCGACGACGCCACCGGCTACGTCGCCGAGGTCGCCGCCGAACACGGCGTCTCCGTCGAGGAGCACGTCACCGCCGGCGAGCCCGCGCGCGCCATCCGGAAGTTCGTCGAGGACAACGACATCGACCTCGTCGTGATGGGGAGCCACGGCCGCTCCGGGCTCTCCCGAGTTGTGCTCGGCAGCGTCGCCGAGAAAGTCCTCCGGCGAACCCGGCTGCCGGTGTTGGTCGTCGACGCCCACGGGGAAGACGAATCGTGA
- a CDS encoding acyl-CoA dehydrogenase family protein: MLDYFGLEADLGEEERLLVASAREFVDGEVEDVGQHWLDGTFPTDLVPKMGEMGFYAPNLDGYGLPNVSEKAYGLLMQELEACDSGLRSMASVQGALVMYPIHAFGSDEQKEEWLPKLGTGEAVGCFGLTEPEHGSNPSAMETRAERAGGHAGDEYVLNGSKTWITNSPIADVAVVWAKDHSEDGDPVRGFLVETDRDGVTTNEIDDKLSLRASVTGEISLQNVRIPKENRLPGVEGMKGPLSCLTQARFGIAWGAVGAARDCFETAREYATEREQFGKPIGGFQLQQEKLAEMATQITLAQLLAHRLADLKERGEMRPQHVSMAKRNNVRMAREQSRVAREMLGGNGITTDYSPMRHLTNMETVYTYEGTHDIHTLILGEDLTGIPAYE, translated from the coding sequence ATGCTGGACTACTTCGGCCTGGAAGCGGACCTCGGCGAGGAGGAGCGACTGCTCGTGGCGTCGGCGCGCGAGTTCGTCGACGGCGAAGTCGAGGACGTCGGCCAGCACTGGCTCGACGGCACCTTCCCGACCGACCTCGTCCCGAAGATGGGCGAGATGGGGTTCTACGCGCCGAACCTCGACGGCTACGGCCTGCCGAACGTCAGCGAGAAGGCGTACGGCCTGCTGATGCAGGAGCTGGAGGCCTGCGACTCGGGACTGCGCTCGATGGCGAGCGTGCAGGGCGCGCTCGTGATGTACCCGATTCACGCGTTCGGCAGCGACGAGCAGAAGGAGGAGTGGCTGCCGAAACTCGGCACGGGCGAAGCCGTCGGCTGCTTCGGCCTCACCGAGCCCGAGCACGGCTCGAACCCCTCCGCGATGGAGACGCGAGCCGAACGTGCCGGCGGGCACGCAGGCGACGAGTACGTCCTGAACGGCTCGAAGACGTGGATTACGAACTCCCCGATTGCGGACGTCGCGGTCGTCTGGGCGAAAGACCACAGCGAAGACGGCGACCCCGTCCGGGGGTTCCTCGTGGAGACCGACCGAGACGGCGTCACGACGAACGAGATAGACGACAAGCTCAGCCTCCGCGCGTCCGTCACGGGCGAAATCAGCCTCCAGAACGTCCGAATCCCGAAGGAGAACCGGCTCCCGGGCGTGGAGGGGATGAAGGGGCCGCTGTCGTGTCTCACGCAGGCGCGGTTCGGCATCGCGTGGGGGGCGGTCGGGGCGGCCCGGGACTGCTTCGAGACCGCCCGCGAGTACGCCACCGAGCGCGAGCAGTTCGGGAAGCCAATCGGCGGCTTCCAGCTCCAGCAGGAGAAGCTCGCGGAGATGGCGACCCAGATTACGCTCGCACAGCTGCTCGCGCACCGCCTCGCGGACCTCAAGGAGCGCGGCGAGATGCGTCCCCAGCACGTCTCGATGGCCAAGCGCAACAACGTCCGGATGGCCCGCGAGCAGTCCCGGGTCGCCCGCGAGATGCTCGGCGGCAACGGCATCACCACCGACTACTCGCCGATGCGCCACCTGACCAACATGGAGACGGTCTACACGTACGAGGGCACCCACGACATCCACACGCTGATTCTCGGCGAAGACCTCACAGGCATCCCCGCGTACGAATGA
- a CDS encoding FAD-dependent monooxygenase produces the protein MSGSEAQADVPVVVAGAGPTGMTAALALHARGVDVTILEADPKDRERPGSRAIYVHKDTLRTLENASPGLGHRLVDNGMIWSTRRTLFRGTEVFERTYSTPGGDGDLPHFTSLPQVWTEEYMLDAVEDAGIDVHWGDGVETVDASEDVVRVETKSGEEYHAEYVVGADGAGSTVRKEIGGEFDGTESANSFIIADIAEFEDEDEQLFKERVFHYDHPRVDGRNVLLVPFQGGWRVDIQCKDSDDPQRLTEDDAISELVAETLGEDYRDRVEWVSQYKFKQVIADRMVDDHDRVLLAGESGHLFAPFGARGMNSGVADAEAAASAIAVALNAEVESARAAEITQYGITRLKAAEYNKSAAGQALEYLQGDSYVTRAKKYLAAKAAPYYEPAGEWLDDAPYGPHGGPPVTIGQY, from the coding sequence ATGAGCGGCTCAGAAGCTCAAGCAGACGTGCCCGTCGTCGTCGCCGGTGCGGGGCCGACCGGCATGACGGCCGCGCTCGCGTTGCACGCCCGAGGCGTCGACGTCACCATCCTCGAAGCCGACCCGAAGGACCGAGAGCGGCCCGGTAGCCGGGCCATCTACGTCCACAAGGACACGCTCCGCACGCTGGAGAACGCGTCCCCCGGGCTCGGCCACCGGCTCGTCGACAACGGGATGATCTGGTCGACGCGGCGGACGCTGTTCCGCGGGACGGAAGTGTTCGAGCGGACGTACTCGACGCCCGGCGGCGACGGCGACCTCCCGCACTTCACCAGCCTCCCGCAGGTCTGGACGGAGGAGTACATGCTCGACGCCGTCGAGGACGCCGGCATCGACGTCCACTGGGGCGACGGCGTCGAGACCGTGGACGCCAGCGAGGACGTCGTGCGCGTGGAGACAAAGAGCGGCGAGGAGTATCACGCCGAGTACGTCGTCGGCGCGGACGGCGCCGGCTCGACGGTCCGCAAGGAGATCGGCGGCGAGTTCGACGGCACCGAGTCGGCGAACTCCTTCATCATCGCGGACATCGCGGAGTTCGAGGACGAGGACGAGCAGCTGTTCAAGGAGCGGGTGTTCCACTACGACCACCCGCGCGTGGACGGCCGGAACGTCCTGCTCGTGCCGTTCCAGGGCGGCTGGCGCGTGGACATCCAGTGCAAGGACAGCGACGACCCCCAGCGGCTCACCGAGGACGACGCCATCAGCGAGCTCGTCGCGGAGACGCTCGGGGAGGACTACCGCGACCGCGTGGAGTGGGTCTCCCAGTACAAGTTCAAGCAGGTCATCGCCGACCGGATGGTCGACGACCACGACCGCGTGCTGCTCGCGGGGGAGTCCGGCCACCTGTTCGCGCCGTTCGGCGCGCGCGGGATGAACTCCGGCGTCGCCGACGCCGAGGCCGCCGCCAGCGCCATCGCGGTCGCGCTGAACGCGGAGGTCGAGTCCGCGCGCGCCGCCGAGATCACGCAGTACGGCATCACGCGCCTCAAGGCCGCCGAGTACAACAAGAGCGCCGCCGGGCAGGCGCTGGAGTACCTGCAGGGCGACAGCTACGTCACGCGAGCGAAGAAGTACCTCGCGGCGAAGGCGGCGCCGTACTACGAGCCCGCCGGCGAGTGGCTCGACGACGCGCCGTACGGCCCCCACGGCGGGCCGCCGGTGACCATCGGGCAGTACTAG
- a CDS encoding SDR family oxidoreductase, protein MDLEIDGNAALVTASSSGLGKASAKALAREGVNVVVNGRDEDRLADARDEIADVAEGDVVAQPGDLTDADDIEALVETTVEEFGTIDHLVTSAGGPPSGAFLDTDDEDWYEAYELLVMSVVRLAREAEPYLTEGDGGTIVTITSRSVKEAIDDLVLSNSVRMGVIGLEKTLSKEFAPEVRANAVLPGSHETSRIRKLVDQAVERGDYDSYEEGLADWADNPLERIGDPMELGNTVAFLSSPKSGYVNGAAVPIDGGSTGSNL, encoded by the coding sequence ATGGACCTGGAAATCGACGGCAACGCGGCGCTCGTGACAGCCTCTTCGAGTGGACTCGGCAAGGCCTCCGCGAAGGCGCTCGCCCGCGAGGGCGTGAACGTGGTCGTCAACGGCCGCGACGAGGACCGACTCGCGGACGCGCGCGACGAAATCGCCGATGTTGCGGAGGGCGACGTCGTCGCCCAGCCCGGCGACCTCACGGACGCAGACGACATCGAGGCACTCGTGGAGACAACCGTCGAGGAGTTCGGCACCATCGACCACCTCGTGACCAGCGCCGGCGGCCCGCCGTCGGGCGCGTTCCTCGACACCGACGACGAGGACTGGTACGAGGCCTACGAGCTGCTCGTGATGAGCGTCGTCCGGCTCGCCCGCGAGGCCGAACCGTACCTGACCGAGGGCGACGGCGGCACCATCGTCACCATCACCTCCCGCAGCGTCAAGGAGGCCATCGACGACCTCGTGCTGTCGAACTCCGTCCGCATGGGCGTCATCGGCCTCGAAAAGACGCTCTCGAAGGAGTTCGCCCCGGAGGTCCGCGCGAACGCCGTCCTCCCCGGCTCGCACGAGACCTCGCGCATCCGCAAACTCGTCGACCAAGCGGTCGAGCGCGGCGACTACGACAGCTACGAGGAAGGGCTGGCCGACTGGGCGGACAACCCCCTCGAACGCATCGGCGACCCGATGGAGCTCGGCAACACGGTCGCGTTCCTGAGCTCGCCGAAGTCCGGCTACGTCAACGGCGCCGCGGTGCCGATCGACGGCGGCTCCACGGGCTCGAACCTCTGA
- a CDS encoding DoxX family protein — MSTQEHRLESTVAGFTAVGKLHSLSVWFILALRLMMGVAFLWSGADKVLSGSFSAAGYLVNVTPASPASELFVTMGETAWFVDFVNVAVPWGEVLIGLGLLVGCLTRLAAFWGAFMMLLFYLGNWEVSHGYINGDFAYMLVFLSVAAFGAGRILGLDSYIEQYDVGGEALVERYPWTRYFLG, encoded by the coding sequence ATGTCCACCCAAGAACACCGCCTCGAAAGTACCGTCGCCGGCTTCACCGCAGTCGGGAAACTCCACTCGCTGAGCGTCTGGTTCATCCTCGCGTTGCGCCTGATGATGGGCGTCGCGTTCCTCTGGAGCGGCGCCGACAAGGTACTGTCCGGCAGTTTCAGCGCCGCCGGCTACCTCGTGAACGTCACGCCAGCCAGCCCGGCCTCAGAGCTGTTCGTCACGATGGGCGAGACCGCGTGGTTCGTCGACTTCGTGAACGTCGCCGTCCCGTGGGGGGAGGTCCTCATCGGCCTCGGCCTGCTCGTCGGCTGTCTCACGCGCCTCGCGGCGTTCTGGGGCGCGTTCATGATGCTGCTGTTCTACCTCGGGAACTGGGAGGTCAGCCACGGCTACATCAACGGCGACTTCGCGTACATGCTCGTGTTCCTCTCCGTGGCGGCGTTCGGCGCCGGCCGCATCCTCGGGCTGGACTCGTACATCGAGCAGTACGACGTCGGCGGCGAAGCGCTCGTCGAGCGCTACCCGTGGACGCGGTACTTCCTCGGCTAG